Proteins from a genomic interval of Diaminobutyricimonas aerilata:
- a CDS encoding MFS transporter: MPSTRRRRRPGPHRTGWPASRVLPVRRSCGYRSRIDSIESIRLWSIRSSARRPLEKPRRPVSTTASALSRRQIASWRNAVFVTFALNGLGMATWVSRTPAIRDHLGIGSGEVGLLLLGVSSGSIIGLLFSSHVLTWLGAKRTVLYALAMCALGLTVMGVGASVFESYVLTLFGLFLYGLGTGICDVAMNVEGAAAERASGRTLMPLFHAMWSVGTIVGAGIGSLVSLAHVPVAVHLSAVAVVLAVGAVFAIRAFLGDIVDTHDEHGEPTPKSTFRDRVSIWLEPRTLLIGAIVLGMAFTEGSANDWLALAMVDERGVSHATGAALFGVFTVAMTVARVAGVPLLDRYGRVPVLRGSAALAVIGLALVIFVEQPVVMVIGIVFWGLGAALGFPVGMSAAADDPAKAAARVSAVATVGYCAFLVGPPLIGIVGEQVGLLNALLFVLVLIVIAGVLSPAARERSKVQQPVADARR, encoded by the coding sequence ATGCCGTCGACGCGGAGACGCCGGCGGCCCGGGCCACATCGGACAGGGTGGCCCGCGTCACGGGTGTTGCCGGTTCGGCGGTCATGTGGCTATCGTAGTCGAATCGATTCGATCGAATCGATTCGACTTTGGTCGATCCGATCTTCCGCACGTCGCCCCCTCGAGAAACCCCGGAGACCCGTGAGCACCACCGCATCCGCCCTCAGCCGCAGGCAGATCGCCTCTTGGCGCAATGCCGTCTTCGTGACGTTCGCCCTCAACGGGCTCGGCATGGCCACGTGGGTCTCGCGCACGCCGGCCATCCGCGACCACCTCGGCATCGGCTCCGGTGAGGTCGGCCTGTTGCTGCTCGGCGTCTCGTCCGGCTCGATCATTGGCCTGCTGTTCTCGAGCCACGTGCTCACCTGGCTCGGCGCGAAGCGCACCGTGCTCTACGCGCTCGCGATGTGCGCGCTCGGCCTCACCGTGATGGGCGTCGGCGCGAGCGTGTTCGAGAGCTACGTGCTCACCCTCTTCGGCCTGTTCCTCTACGGACTCGGCACGGGCATCTGCGACGTCGCGATGAACGTGGAGGGTGCCGCCGCGGAACGCGCGTCGGGCCGCACCCTCATGCCGCTGTTCCATGCGATGTGGAGCGTCGGCACGATCGTGGGCGCGGGCATCGGATCGCTCGTCTCGCTCGCGCACGTGCCGGTCGCCGTGCACCTCTCCGCCGTCGCCGTCGTGCTCGCCGTCGGCGCCGTGTTCGCCATCCGTGCCTTCCTCGGCGACATCGTCGACACGCACGACGAGCACGGCGAACCCACCCCGAAGAGCACCTTCCGCGACCGGGTGTCGATCTGGCTCGAGCCCCGCACGCTGCTCATCGGCGCGATCGTGCTCGGGATGGCCTTCACCGAGGGCTCCGCGAACGACTGGCTCGCCCTCGCGATGGTCGACGAACGCGGCGTCTCGCACGCGACCGGCGCGGCCCTGTTCGGCGTCTTCACCGTCGCGATGACGGTCGCCCGCGTCGCCGGCGTTCCGCTGCTCGACCGCTACGGACGCGTTCCCGTGCTGCGCGGATCGGCCGCGCTCGCCGTGATCGGCCTCGCCCTCGTCATCTTCGTCGAGCAGCCGGTCGTCATGGTGATCGGCATCGTGTTCTGGGGCCTCGGCGCCGCACTCGGCTTCCCGGTCGGCATGTCGGCCGCGGCGGACGACCCCGCCAAGGCCGCGGCCCGCGTGAGCGCCGTCGCGACCGTCGGCTACTGCGCGTTCCTCGTCGGACCTCCCCTCATCGGCATCGTCGGCGAGCAGGTGGGCCTGCTCAACGCGCTGCTGTTCGTGCTCGTGCTCATCGTGATCGCAGGCGTCCTGTCGCCGGCCGCCCGCGAGCGTTCGAAGGTGCAGCAGCCGGTCGCCGACGCACGTCGCTGA
- a CDS encoding LacI family DNA-binding transcriptional regulator, which yields MTAEPATPVTRATLSDVARAAGVSASTASLAFSGTGPVAEATRQRVIDAAARLGYAGPDPRARSLRRGRSGVVAVVMEDSIADAFRDPVNIALLDGIADSLGVSGDGLLLLTDQGDGTTSLATAPMDGVILVGCSTRLDESVAVLRRRGVPVVAIEADGLEGAVLISLDNRDASRRAAEYVRDLGHERVAMVTLPLDDDRTRGPLTPEREAAATGYTSSGRIAGVRDVYPDAGGISTAGSYREEGRIAGLALLDRPAAERPTAIIAQSDMLAAGVLRAALDLGLSVPEDLSIVGFDGVRVEGIAPHVLTTLAQPAVEKGRAAGSALIEAIEGGAPDAVAFTSELRIGTTTGPAPR from the coding sequence ATGACCGCCGAACCGGCAACACCCGTGACGCGGGCCACCCTGTCCGATGTGGCCCGGGCCGCCGGCGTCTCCGCGTCGACGGCATCCCTCGCCTTCAGCGGCACCGGTCCGGTCGCGGAGGCGACACGGCAGCGCGTCATCGACGCCGCCGCCCGGCTCGGCTACGCGGGGCCCGACCCGCGGGCGCGTTCGCTGCGACGGGGACGCTCCGGCGTGGTCGCCGTCGTGATGGAGGACAGCATCGCCGACGCCTTCCGTGACCCGGTGAACATCGCCCTGCTCGACGGGATCGCCGACTCCCTCGGTGTCTCGGGTGACGGGCTGCTGCTGCTCACCGACCAGGGCGACGGCACCACCTCCCTCGCCACCGCCCCCATGGACGGCGTCATCCTCGTCGGCTGCTCCACCCGACTCGACGAATCGGTGGCCGTGCTGCGGCGACGCGGCGTGCCGGTCGTCGCGATCGAGGCGGATGGGCTCGAAGGCGCCGTGCTCATCTCGCTCGACAACCGCGACGCGAGCCGGCGCGCCGCCGAGTACGTACGCGACCTCGGGCACGAACGCGTCGCCATGGTCACCCTGCCGCTCGACGACGACCGCACCCGCGGACCGCTCACCCCGGAACGCGAAGCCGCGGCGACGGGCTACACCTCGAGCGGCCGCATCGCGGGGGTGCGCGACGTCTACCCCGACGCGGGCGGCATCTCGACGGCGGGCAGCTACCGGGAGGAGGGGCGCATCGCGGGCCTCGCGCTGCTCGACCGCCCGGCCGCCGAGCGCCCGACGGCGATCATCGCGCAGAGCGACATGCTCGCCGCCGGCGTGCTGCGCGCGGCGCTCGACCTCGGATTGAGCGTGCCCGAGGACCTCAGCATCGTCGGCTTCGACGGCGTGCGTGTGGAGGGCATCGCCCCGCACGTGCTCACGACCCTCGCCCAGCCGGCCGTGGAGAAGGGACGCGCCGCCGGGTCCGCCCTCATCGAAGCGATCGAGGGCGGCGCCCCCGACGCCGTCGCGTTCACGAGCGAGCTGCGCATCGGCACGACGACGGGTCCCGCACCCCGCTGA
- a CDS encoding VOC family protein codes for MSTIPRAPEGYRTVNPFVFADDAPALIRFMTDVFGARERMDAHTVDTDGLLLHSELELGDSIVMVVDRKPDWPFTPAFLQVYVDDLATTLERARAAGARVITEPRPFFGDVLSRVLDPWGDIWWVYSHEGGPAEWPADGGEEWAGPDAAGAEWEGDLAYVHDTITAAMRALRDPRG; via the coding sequence ATGAGCACGATCCCGCGCGCACCCGAGGGGTACCGCACCGTCAACCCGTTCGTCTTCGCGGACGACGCGCCCGCCCTCATCCGCTTCATGACCGACGTGTTCGGCGCACGCGAGCGCATGGACGCCCACACCGTCGACACGGACGGGCTGCTGCTGCACTCCGAGCTGGAGCTCGGCGACTCCATCGTCATGGTCGTCGACCGCAAACCCGACTGGCCGTTCACGCCGGCGTTCCTGCAGGTGTACGTCGACGACCTCGCCACGACGCTCGAGCGAGCGCGCGCGGCGGGCGCCCGGGTGATCACCGAGCCGCGGCCGTTCTTCGGCGACGTGCTGTCACGCGTGCTCGACCCATGGGGCGACATCTGGTGGGTCTACTCGCACGAGGGTGGCCCCGCCGAGTGGCCCGCGGACGGCGGCGAGGAGTGGGCGGGGCCGGATGCCGCCGGCGCGGAATGGGAGGGCGACCTCGCGTACGTGCACGACACGATCACGGCCGCGATGCGCGCGCTGCGCGATCCGCGCGGCTGA
- a CDS encoding MATE family efflux transporter yields MPALGALVAEPLFLLTDTALVGHLGADALAGLGIASIVLQTAVGLLVFLAYATTPTVARRLGAGDTPGAIRAGIDGMWLALGIGVLLLVAGLPLAAPVARTLGADGAVADAATTYLSVSLWGLPGMLLVIAATGLLRGLQDTRTPLIVAVAGFAANAGLNALLIYGAGLGIAGSALGTVVAQWGMAAVYVVIAVRAARRYGSPLRPGLRGVSASALAGGWLLLRTASLRVAMLATVAVGASVGVTELATLQIALTVFSTLAFVLDAYAIAGQALIGHGLGAADVPRVQAVTRRLIVLGVVSGVALGLVAAALAPLLGPVFTSDAAVRQALVPALLVVAASTPLAGYVFVLDGVLIGAGDARYLAWTGVVNLVAYLPLLALAAFASGTAALVAILAALCFGYLGARAVTLGLRARGTRWIVTGA; encoded by the coding sequence GTGCCCGCGCTCGGCGCCCTCGTGGCCGAGCCGTTGTTCCTGCTGACCGACACCGCGCTCGTCGGACACCTCGGTGCGGATGCGCTAGCGGGTCTCGGAATCGCGTCGATCGTGCTGCAGACGGCGGTGGGGCTGCTCGTGTTCCTCGCCTACGCCACCACCCCGACCGTCGCCCGCCGCCTCGGCGCCGGCGACACCCCCGGCGCGATCCGTGCGGGCATCGACGGAATGTGGCTCGCGCTCGGCATCGGGGTGCTGCTGCTCGTCGCGGGCCTGCCGCTCGCCGCGCCGGTCGCGCGCACGCTCGGTGCCGACGGCGCCGTCGCCGACGCGGCGACCACCTACCTCTCGGTCTCCCTCTGGGGGCTGCCCGGCATGCTGCTCGTCATCGCCGCGACCGGCCTGCTGCGCGGGCTGCAGGACACCCGCACCCCGCTCATCGTCGCCGTCGCGGGCTTCGCGGCGAACGCGGGCCTCAACGCACTGCTCATCTACGGCGCCGGACTCGGCATCGCCGGGAGCGCGCTCGGCACGGTCGTGGCGCAGTGGGGCATGGCCGCCGTGTACGTCGTGATCGCGGTGCGGGCCGCCCGCCGTTACGGGTCCCCGCTGCGTCCGGGGCTGCGCGGGGTGAGTGCGAGCGCCCTCGCCGGCGGATGGTTGCTGCTGCGCACGGCGAGCCTGCGCGTCGCGATGCTCGCGACCGTCGCCGTCGGCGCATCCGTCGGCGTCACGGAACTCGCGACCCTGCAGATCGCGCTCACCGTGTTCTCGACGCTCGCGTTCGTGCTCGACGCCTACGCGATCGCCGGGCAGGCGCTCATCGGACACGGGCTCGGGGCGGCGGATGTCCCCCGCGTGCAGGCGGTGACGCGACGCCTCATCGTGCTCGGCGTCGTGTCCGGCGTCGCGCTCGGACTCGTTGCGGCCGCGCTCGCGCCGCTGCTCGGACCGGTGTTCACCTCGGATGCGGCGGTGCGGCAGGCGCTCGTGCCCGCGCTGCTCGTGGTCGCGGCGAGCACCCCGCTCGCCGGCTACGTCTTCGTGCTCGACGGCGTGCTCATCGGGGCGGGCGACGCCCGGTACCTCGCCTGGACGGGCGTCGTGAACCTCGTCGCCTACCTGCCCCTGCTCGCCCTCGCGGCCTTCGCATCGGGGACGGCTGCCCTCGTCGCCATCCTCGCCGCCCTGTGCTTCGGCTACCTCGGCGCCCGCGCGGTCACTCTCGGTTTGCGCGCCCGCGGCACGCGCTGGATCGTCACGGGCGCCTGA
- a CDS encoding biopolymer transporter Tol: MEPESSDEERWLVIGGRRWRRTDPALPDDVVARLRSHLGRGRAGVRTATRSGDEAAVAAARHRVNLAKHALGERGPKWWESDERARLERAHAGLAQLDALDAPDAGARVSEGGTPDAGAPASGDAHAPGPDGPAVP, from the coding sequence ATGGAACCGGAGTCGTCCGACGAGGAGCGGTGGCTCGTCATCGGCGGTCGGCGGTGGCGCCGCACCGATCCCGCGCTGCCGGATGACGTGGTGGCGCGGCTCCGCTCGCACCTCGGGCGAGGACGCGCGGGCGTCCGGACCGCCACGCGCAGCGGGGACGAGGCCGCCGTCGCGGCCGCCCGGCACCGGGTGAACCTCGCGAAGCACGCCCTCGGCGAGCGCGGACCGAAGTGGTGGGAGTCGGACGAACGCGCCCGACTCGAGCGGGCCCACGCCGGCCTGGCGCAGCTCGACGCGCTCGATGCTCCGGATGCGGGAGCGCGCGTCTCGGAGGGCGGCACTCCGGATGCGGGAGCGCCCGCCTCAGGCGACGCCCACGCCCCGGGCCCCGACGGGCCGGCCGTTCCCTAA
- a CDS encoding M13 family metallopeptidase: MTADALNSGILLDELDPEVRPQDDLFRHVNGTWIRRTEIPSDKARYGSFYVLAEEAEKAVRAIIERAQQAEPGTEERKIGDLYSSFMDEDAVERRGAEPVAPLLAEVDAAHDLDSFLDVLGRLERGGTSGFLQLFVDNDPGNPERYLVFAEQGGLGLPDEGYYREEHFAEVRDNYRGFLERMFTLAGLGDPATRAERVFTLETELASHHWDKVRSRDSQATYNPMPWNDVVAKTPQLQRWLDAVDAPAGALSEVVVRQPSFVQSLGELLDADRLDAWRDWARWQVIRSYAPYLSSEFVAENFDFYGRTLTGTPELRARWKRGVSLVEGALGEAVGRIYVDEHFKPAAKEAMDELVGHLVEAYRQSIRSLEWMTEETQQRALEKLEKFTPKIGYPVKWRDYSALEITASDLIGNVRATNEFEFQRELGKIGKPIDRDEWFMTPQTINAYYNPGFNEIVFPAAILQYPFFDETRDAAANYGAIGAVIGHEIGHGFDDQGSRYDGDGKLTDWWTEADRAAFEERTSSLIAQYDALAPAQVPDHHVNGALTIGENIGDLGGLGIAWKAYLISLGGQEPPVIDGLTGAERFFLSWAQAWQTKARDEEAIRLLAIDPHSPAEFRCNQIVRNIDEFYTAFGVTEGDALWLDPAERVTIW; the protein is encoded by the coding sequence GTGACCGCCGACGCGCTGAACTCCGGAATCCTGCTCGACGAACTCGATCCGGAGGTGCGTCCGCAGGACGACCTCTTCCGGCACGTCAACGGCACGTGGATCCGCCGCACCGAGATCCCGAGCGACAAGGCGCGTTACGGCTCCTTCTATGTGCTCGCGGAGGAGGCCGAGAAGGCGGTGCGCGCGATCATCGAGCGCGCGCAGCAGGCCGAACCGGGCACGGAGGAGCGCAAGATCGGCGACCTCTACTCGAGCTTCATGGACGAAGACGCGGTCGAACGCCGCGGCGCGGAGCCCGTCGCGCCGCTGCTCGCCGAGGTCGACGCCGCCCACGACCTCGACTCGTTCCTGGATGTGCTGGGTCGCCTCGAGCGCGGCGGCACGAGCGGATTCCTGCAGCTCTTCGTCGACAACGACCCGGGCAACCCCGAGCGCTACCTCGTGTTCGCGGAGCAGGGCGGACTCGGTCTTCCCGACGAGGGCTACTACCGCGAGGAGCACTTCGCCGAGGTGCGCGACAACTACCGCGGATTCCTCGAGCGGATGTTCACCCTCGCCGGGCTCGGAGACCCGGCCACCCGTGCCGAGCGCGTGTTCACCCTCGAGACCGAACTCGCCTCCCACCACTGGGACAAGGTGCGTTCGCGCGACAGCCAGGCCACCTACAACCCGATGCCGTGGAACGACGTCGTCGCGAAGACCCCGCAGCTGCAGCGCTGGCTCGACGCGGTCGACGCTCCCGCCGGCGCGCTGAGCGAGGTCGTCGTGCGGCAGCCGAGCTTCGTGCAGTCGCTCGGCGAGCTGCTCGACGCCGACCGGCTCGACGCGTGGCGGGACTGGGCACGCTGGCAGGTCATCCGCAGCTACGCCCCGTACCTCTCGAGCGAGTTCGTCGCGGAGAACTTCGACTTCTACGGCCGCACCCTCACCGGCACGCCGGAACTGCGTGCGCGGTGGAAGCGCGGCGTTTCCCTCGTCGAGGGAGCCCTCGGCGAGGCGGTCGGACGCATCTACGTCGACGAGCACTTCAAGCCCGCGGCGAAGGAGGCGATGGACGAGCTCGTCGGTCACCTCGTGGAGGCGTACCGGCAGAGCATCCGTTCGCTCGAATGGATGACCGAGGAGACCCAGCAGCGCGCGCTCGAGAAGCTCGAGAAGTTCACGCCGAAGATCGGGTACCCGGTGAAGTGGCGCGACTACTCCGCGCTCGAGATCACCGCATCCGATCTGATCGGCAACGTGCGGGCGACCAACGAGTTCGAGTTCCAGCGGGAGCTCGGCAAGATCGGCAAGCCGATCGACCGCGACGAGTGGTTCATGACCCCGCAGACGATCAACGCGTACTACAACCCGGGGTTCAACGAGATCGTGTTCCCGGCGGCGATCCTGCAGTACCCCTTCTTCGACGAGACCCGGGATGCGGCGGCGAACTACGGCGCGATCGGTGCCGTGATCGGGCACGAGATCGGGCACGGCTTCGATGACCAGGGGTCCCGGTACGACGGCGACGGCAAGCTCACCGACTGGTGGACCGAGGCCGACCGCGCCGCGTTCGAGGAGCGCACCTCCTCGCTCATCGCGCAGTACGACGCGCTCGCGCCGGCGCAGGTGCCCGATCACCACGTCAACGGCGCGCTCACCATCGGCGAGAACATCGGCGACCTCGGCGGACTCGGCATCGCGTGGAAGGCGTATCTGATCTCGCTCGGCGGGCAGGAGCCGCCGGTGATCGATGGGCTCACCGGTGCTGAGCGGTTCTTCCTGAGCTGGGCGCAGGCGTGGCAGACGAAGGCGCGCGACGAGGAGGCGATCCGGCTGCTCGCGATCGACCCGCACTCGCCGGCCGAATTCCGCTGCAACCAGATCGTGCGTAACATCGACGAGTTCTACACGGCCTTCGGGGTGACCGAAGGCGATGCGCTGTGGCTCGACCCCGCCGAGCGCGTCACCATCTGGTAG
- a CDS encoding serine hydrolase — translation MTDSVRTRERSERMRRLRQARHRAPAERENFGRGFAALGDLAYEGAQVSAKIMDLDTGRVLMAVDDRIVLPTASIGKILLLVEVSARMTARDPSAFAVLDKTARDSVGDSGVWQHLQATSFSVPDLAALIAATSDNLATNVLLRHVGLEAVRARGEEMGLMRTALLDLVRDSRGPDDAPQLSVGSTAELAWLFGALANNQVVDSLTSARVLAWLSLNTDLSMVASAFGLDPLAHRGADHRTLLVNKTGTDTGVRAEAGVVRGRRAAAAYAVSVQFSDDDIGARLRVLEAMRTIGMDLLEYVH, via the coding sequence GTGACCGACAGCGTGCGAACCCGAGAGCGCAGCGAGCGGATGCGCCGCCTGCGCCAGGCCCGACATCGCGCCCCGGCGGAGCGCGAGAACTTCGGGCGCGGGTTCGCCGCCCTCGGCGACCTCGCCTACGAGGGCGCTCAGGTGTCCGCGAAGATCATGGATCTCGACACCGGCCGGGTGCTCATGGCGGTCGACGACCGGATCGTGCTGCCCACCGCATCCATCGGCAAGATCCTGCTGCTCGTCGAGGTGTCGGCACGGATGACCGCCCGCGACCCGAGCGCCTTCGCGGTGCTCGACAAGACGGCGCGCGACTCGGTCGGCGACTCCGGCGTGTGGCAGCACCTGCAGGCCACCTCGTTCTCGGTGCCCGACCTCGCGGCCCTCATCGCGGCGACGAGCGACAACCTCGCGACCAACGTGCTGCTGCGGCATGTCGGACTCGAGGCGGTGCGGGCGCGCGGCGAGGAGATGGGTCTCATGCGCACCGCGTTGCTCGACCTGGTGCGCGACAGCCGGGGGCCGGATGACGCGCCGCAGCTCTCCGTCGGGTCGACCGCGGAGCTCGCGTGGCTCTTCGGGGCCCTCGCGAACAACCAGGTGGTCGACTCGCTCACGAGCGCGCGGGTGCTCGCGTGGTTGTCGCTGAACACCGACCTGTCGATGGTAGCGAGCGCGTTCGGGCTCGATCCGCTCGCCCACCGGGGCGCGGACCACCGGACCCTGCTCGTGAACAAGACGGGCACGGACACGGGCGTGCGCGCCGAGGCCGGCGTCGTGCGCGGCCGCCGGGCCGCCGCCGCGTACGCCGTGTCGGTGCAGTTCAGCGACGACGACATCGGCGCGCGGCTGCGCGTGCTCGAGGCGATGCGCACGATCGGCATGGACCTGCTCGAGTACGTCCACTGA
- a CDS encoding pilus assembly protein CpaE has protein sequence MISPELAAQLREAGLVWHPVSGDRFQINLPDLDVDVFTVSDMTIEAHHYPTGSVLGFNGTTEWALDSVALEDALWLPREDQLREMLRTTFRALRRTDESFEVEIDLRGETRVFDHPEPAEAYGRALLALISLSR, from the coding sequence ATGATCTCCCCCGAACTGGCCGCGCAGCTGCGGGAAGCCGGGCTGGTGTGGCATCCGGTCTCGGGTGACCGCTTCCAGATCAACCTGCCCGACCTCGACGTCGACGTCTTCACGGTGAGCGACATGACGATCGAGGCGCACCACTACCCGACGGGTTCGGTGCTCGGCTTCAACGGCACCACCGAGTGGGCGCTCGACTCGGTCGCGCTCGAGGATGCGCTGTGGCTGCCGCGTGAAGACCAGTTGCGCGAGATGCTGCGCACCACCTTCCGCGCCCTGCGCCGCACCGACGAGAGCTTCGAGGTGGAGATCGACCTGCGCGGGGAGACGCGCGTCTTCGACCACCCGGAACCCGCCGAGGCCTACGGCCGGGCCCTGCTCGCCCTCATCAGCCTCAGCCGCTGA
- a CDS encoding GNAT family N-acetyltransferase, which translates to MIPLDYDGPFETERLLLRLPTLDDTDAVYAYQSREDVCEFLPYAPRSREEVAEKLERNAAITRLENDGDFWLLPLERRDDGRVIGEVMLRITSAALSGGEIGWVLHPDAHGKGYANEAARAVLELAFDRVALHRVVAELDPRNAASVALCARLGMREEAHFVKNFPLPDGSWGDTGIHAILAEEWRAAR; encoded by the coding sequence GTGATCCCGCTCGACTACGACGGTCCCTTCGAGACCGAGCGACTGCTGCTGCGCCTGCCGACCTTGGACGACACGGACGCCGTGTACGCCTACCAGTCGCGCGAGGACGTGTGCGAGTTCCTGCCGTACGCGCCCCGCAGCCGGGAGGAGGTCGCCGAGAAGCTCGAGCGGAACGCCGCGATCACCCGGCTGGAGAACGACGGCGACTTCTGGTTGCTGCCGCTCGAGCGTCGCGACGACGGCCGCGTCATCGGCGAGGTCATGTTGCGCATCACGTCGGCGGCGCTCAGCGGCGGCGAGATCGGCTGGGTGCTGCATCCGGATGCCCACGGGAAGGGGTACGCCAACGAAGCAGCCCGCGCGGTGCTCGAGTTGGCATTCGACCGCGTCGCCCTGCACCGCGTCGTGGCCGAGCTCGACCCGCGCAACGCCGCATCCGTCGCCCTCTGCGCACGGCTCGGGATGCGCGAGGAGGCGCACTTCGTGAAGAACTTCCCGCTGCCCGACGGCTCGTGGGGCGACACGGGCATCCACGCGATCCTCGCCGAGGAGTGGCGCGCCGCCCGCTGA
- a CDS encoding glutamyl-tRNA reductase, with protein MLLCLTANHRNAGFDLLDRLSVAAPEATAHLVNGSDTVDGAVVLATCNRFEAYLDIDGPDDVLPAVERTVTAMSDASGVDPEELRDAITVLRGEDVAHHLFAVGSGLESVVVGEEEIAGQMRRAFDRARTDGTTSSALERLFQHAARTSREVRTATDIGGKGRSLVRLALELASSRVTDWSAARVLVVGTGQYAATTIAALRDRGVSDVRVYSATGRAARFSARYGVRAERELSAAIGDADVVITCTARYTITVDDVPDESRRLVIDLGLPRNVDPAVATLPNVELLDLEVIALHAPLAEFRATDDARTLVQNAASAYAADQEVTPAIVALRKHVFDALDAEIARARAKGADETTVESLRHLAGVLLHTPSVRARELAREGRAEEFTAGLEALFGVVPEPREVESDRRDGTASA; from the coding sequence GTGCTCCTCTGCCTCACGGCGAATCACCGCAACGCGGGATTCGATCTGCTCGACCGGCTCTCGGTCGCGGCTCCCGAGGCGACCGCGCATCTCGTGAACGGCAGCGACACCGTCGACGGCGCGGTGGTGCTCGCCACGTGCAACCGGTTCGAGGCGTACCTCGACATCGACGGTCCGGATGACGTGCTGCCTGCCGTGGAACGCACCGTCACCGCGATGAGCGACGCGAGCGGCGTCGACCCCGAGGAGCTCCGCGACGCGATCACGGTGCTGCGCGGTGAGGACGTCGCCCACCACCTGTTCGCCGTCGGGTCAGGCCTCGAGTCCGTCGTGGTCGGCGAGGAGGAGATCGCCGGGCAGATGCGCCGCGCCTTCGACCGTGCCCGCACCGACGGCACCACCTCATCCGCTCTCGAGCGCCTCTTCCAACACGCCGCGCGCACCTCGCGCGAGGTGCGCACCGCCACCGACATCGGCGGCAAGGGCCGCTCGCTCGTGCGTCTCGCCCTCGAACTCGCGTCGAGCCGGGTGACCGACTGGTCCGCCGCGCGCGTGCTCGTCGTCGGCACCGGGCAGTACGCGGCGACGACGATCGCCGCCCTGCGCGACCGCGGCGTCTCCGACGTGCGCGTCTACTCGGCGACCGGTCGTGCCGCCCGCTTCTCCGCCCGTTACGGTGTGCGCGCCGAGCGCGAGCTGTCCGCCGCGATCGGCGATGCGGATGTCGTGATCACCTGCACCGCCCGCTACACGATCACCGTGGACGACGTTCCCGACGAGTCGCGCCGCCTCGTCATCGACCTGGGCCTGCCGCGCAACGTCGACCCGGCGGTGGCGACCCTCCCGAACGTGGAACTGCTCGACCTCGAGGTCATCGCGCTGCACGCGCCGCTCGCGGAGTTCCGCGCGACCGACGACGCCCGCACGCTCGTGCAGAACGCCGCATCCGCGTATGCCGCCGACCAGGAGGTCACGCCCGCGATCGTCGCCCTGCGCAAGCACGTGTTCGACGCCCTCGACGCGGAGATCGCCCGCGCCCGCGCGAAGGGTGCCGACGAGACGACCGTCGAGTCGCTGCGCCACCTCGCCGGCGTGCTGCTGCACACCCCGTCGGTGCGCGCCCGAGAGCTCGCCCGCGAGGGACGCGCCGAGGAGTTCACCGCCGGACTCGAGGCGCTGTTCGGCGTCGTGCCGGAACCGCGCGAAGTCGAGTCCGACCGCCGCGACGGCACCGCGAGCGCCTGA